CAGCGCGCGGCAGGCATTCTGCTCCTGTCCGGTGGCGAGGACACTGAACAGTGGGTACGTAAAGGCCTCTCGGGCGACGTAACCATCGGTTGTTCTGACTGCCCTGCGGTACAAGTTGGCCACCACCAGGCGTGCGGCCGGGTCCTCGGGTGAGCCGGCCACGTCCAGCAGCGTGAGTCCGAGCCTCGTGTCGAAGACGGCCATGCCCGGGGCATCTGGCCGGTTGAGGAAGGCGGTCACCAGCTTGTCCAGGGAGCGTCGCCAGGGCCACCCGGAGCTCGGCCGCGTCGAGGGCCGCAGGGCCGCCGAACCGCGCAGTCTCCGGATGGTAGGTCTCCACGCTGGTGTGGGTGATCAGATCGCGGCGGCGGAGCTGTTCGCTCCACGTGCCGATGCGCTCGAAGACCGCGCCAAGGGTGTCGGGCTCGCAGACAAGGCGAAGGCGGAGGTGTTCGTCGGGGTCGGGATAGCGGATGAACCAGCAGAGTGGATCGCCCAGTTCCCTGAGCAGCGCCGGCAGATGCCGGGTCAAGATGGGATTTTGCCGGTCGCGACGCCCGTGGAGATGGAGATAGAGGCGGTTCCCACCGCCGGGCAGGTGCCCGTGCTCGCGGCTGACGACGGGGGCTGTCGTTGTTCGCACCGGGGCCCGGTTCTGGACTGCGGCCAGGGGGATCACCGCTTCGTGGGCCCGGCCGCCGGTCCAGCCCAGGTCCTGGGCGCGGGGAGCGGGGTGCAGGATCACCGTGCCGTCGCGGTCTAACCGAGCCCGCAGCAAGGCCCGGTGGGAGCTCTCCGCCAGATCCAGAGCAAGGCCCTGGTCCGCTTCGGCCAGGTACACCCGCTCGGGAAGGCGGACCTTGCGGCACCACCGGGCGAGGTCAGCACGTGCCGCCAAGGGATCGCTTCATACCGGTTGACCCAGCGGTCCGCTGTCCTGCGGCTCGTTTCTGGATGGTCCGACCGGCAGTCCGGCCCAGGACACGACCTGCCAGGCGCCTTCAGCGCTGCGGTCGACGATCACGACACCGGTGTTGTCCAACTCGCGTTTCTTTGCGTCGTGGACGGAGAAGTTGTCGGTGCGGGCGGCCAGCCAGACGCGGATCGCCACGCCGTGACTGACCATCACGACCGTCTCCAGGCCGCTTAGGACGGCCTCGTCGATGACGTTGTCGAACCGTTCCAGCACCTCCAGGCCGCTCTCGCCTCCGGGTACGCGGGGTGTCGGATCGGTGGGCCAGTTGAAGACGAGCCTCAGGAACGCGGTGTGCGAGGCGTGGTCGCTGGCGCCTTCCCAGTGCCCGGCAGAGACCTCCCGGATTCCGTCGCGGATCAGCACCGGCAGTCCGCGGTCCGCGGCGAGCGGGGCCGCAGTCAGTTCGGTGCGCTGGTGGGTGGATGCGTAGAGGGCGTCGATCTTCTCGTTGGCCAGGGTGCCGACCAAGGCGGCGGCCTGTTGGCGGCCAAGGCGGGTCAGCTCGGGACCGGGGATGGTGGTGTGCATGGTGTACGCGACATTGGCGGGGGTCTGGCCGTGGCGGATCAGAATCAGGCGCATGGCGCCATACTCGCCGCGCGCCCTCGATTCGGGCAGGGGGCCTCGGCTACGGGTCGTCGGTGCTCCGCGAGCCGATCAAGAGATTCAACTCCGCCCGAGCGGGGGCGAACCGGCCAGAGGCATGGCTCGCCCGTGGGGAAAGCCGCCGCAGCGGAGAAAGACCGGACCCGGGTCGGATGGCGGCAGTACGTTGGGCCGATGACTGGATCCCTGCCACCCGGTGGCGTTGTGCTCGGTGCGGAGGAACTGGAGGCCCGTTGGGCAGATGCCTGGCGGCCGGAACAAGTCGCCGAGCGGCTGGACGGGGTCGGTGCCCCCTGGTGCGTTGCGGCGGGGTGGGCACTGGATCTGTTTCGCGGGGAACAGACGCGACCGCACGGCGATCTGGAGATCGCGGTACCCGCGGCGGGGTTCGCGGAGATCCGGGACCGCTTCCCGGAGTTCGCGTTCGATGCGGTGGGTTCGGGCCGGGTGTGGGAAGGAGCGGGAGGCGACGTGCTGGCGGCCACGCATCAGACCTGGGTGCGGGATCCGGGCAGTGGGCAGTTCCTGTTCGACGTCTTCCGCGAGCCGCACAAGGACGGGATGTGGATCTGTCGGCGGGACGAAGCGCTGCGGCTGCCGTACGACGCGGTCATCGAGCGCACCGCGGACGGGATCCCGTACTTGGTACCGGATTTGGTGCTGCTGTTCAAGGCGAAGGCGGCACGGCCCAAGGACCTCGTGGACTTCGACGGGGTGCTGCCGCTGCTTGGCCGGACACGAAGGGATGCCCTGGGTGGTTGGTTGCAGCGTGTGCACCCGGGGCATCCGTGGCTGGCGAAGCTGGCGGGCGGAGGCCCCCCGGTGTAGACGCGGCGTACGGCGCGATCGCGTCCCACCGGTGATTTCAGACCCGTCGAGCACCAGCCGCGCGCGGGAACGTGCCGCGAAGCAACCTCAGTCCAGAGACTCTTGCTCTCAAGGATGGTCGTTTGCTGACAGGTCTGCAGACGCGAGTACGGATGGCCGTCTCCCACGGAGGACAGTCAGCTGCGATGCTCGGCACACGGCCCCACCTTCCCTTGGAGAGCAACATGGATTGGAGCGCCAACGGCGAGCCCGTTGTGTCGCAGGATGATCCACAGGTCCATGTCGGCCTGGATCTTCAGCAGGGCACGCTCATCCTCACCCAGGACGGGACAGACTTCGTCGCCTACCACGCCCTCGTGGAGTTTGCCTCGCCGGGGGAGAGCCCCTGGGTGGCGCAGAAGGTCAGCTTCTCGGCCAAGGGGCCAGACGGCATATCTGTGGGACTGTCAGTAGATCTCCTCAACGACACGTGGGACGGCCCACGCGACGGCGTCCCCGCTGCCATTTGGAAGGTGGTGGCCCTCGCTGCGACGTCCGCCGGCGACGTCGGCATCACCTTCACGTCACCTACTCCCTGACCCACCGTCCCTCGACACATGCCGCCCGCCGCAGCAGCTCGCGACCGATGGGGATCTCCACGAGAAGCCCCCAGGACCGCCAGTTAAAGTTCGTCGGGGGCAGGCGGGGACGGGTGGCACTGCTTGCAGTCGGCGCCTCGGATCTCGTTCGGGGCGGGGAGCGTCATGGGTGCAGGGTTCGGTGGCGGGCAACGTCACAGCAACGCCGCGATGCCCTCCCGGTTCTCGGGCAGCCCGGCCGTGCGGAACCACAACCAGTTGCCAGCGATGCTGCCCGTCGTCTCGTCGGTGTCCACGAAGGCCCGCAACAGGGCGCGTTGGGCGGCGGTGAGCGGGTGGGTCGGGTCGTAGCCACCGGGGAAGGCTCTGAGCAGGATCGGTCCGCGTTCGTGGTCGGTGACCGACGTGCCGCCGGCGGCCACAATGGCGACCGCCACTGGTGCCACCTCCTCGAAGGTTTCGGCTAGGGCGAGCGCGGAGCGCAGCACGGTGAACCGGAACCAACCGTCGAGTCCTGGCAGAGGCTCAGGGAACCAGCCGTCCGTCGTTCTCGGGTCCCGCAGGGCGTCAAGGAGGACGCCGAGAGCGCGTGGCCGATCAACATGGGCGGGACCGAGCGCGGCGCAGACCCGCACGGCCGGGTCCGGGTCGTCGAGCAGGTCAGAGGTGTCGATCCGCCACACGCCGAGGGCCCGCGCCACACTCGCTCGCTCCCCTCGCCCCGCCGCGGGGCCCAGCCGTGCCCGCAGCAGCGTGACGGCCCACGGCACCCGGTCGGCGAGCTCTGGAGCGAGGAGGAGTGGCAATGCGGCGCCGAGCGCGGCCTCGCGGACGTGGGCATCCGGAGAGGAGAGGAACGGCTCGACGGCGTCGTACAGCGTGGGGCGTGTCTCCCGGCACGCGTACAGGGCGGCGAGTTCGTCCGGAGCGTACTCGCGTCGCGTCTCGTCGTGCCAGGGTTCCCACTGCCAGTTGGTTCGGTCGCGCACCGGATCCTCCCCGTAGGCGGCTGACTCGGC
The sequence above is drawn from the Streptomyces sp. NBC_01465 genome and encodes:
- a CDS encoding histidine phosphatase family protein, coding for MRLILIRHGQTPANVAYTMHTTIPGPELTRLGRQQAAALVGTLANEKIDALYASTHQRTELTAAPLAADRGLPVLIRDGIREVSAGHWEGASDHASHTAFLRLVFNWPTDPTPRVPGGESGLEVLERFDNVIDEAVLSGLETVVMVSHGVAIRVWLAARTDNFSVHDAKKRELDNTGVVIVDRSAEGAWQVVSWAGLPVGPSRNEPQDSGPLGQPV
- a CDS encoding nucleotidyltransferase domain-containing protein, whose amino-acid sequence is MTGSLPPGGVVLGAEELEARWADAWRPEQVAERLDGVGAPWCVAAGWALDLFRGEQTRPHGDLEIAVPAAGFAEIRDRFPEFAFDAVGSGRVWEGAGGDVLAATHQTWVRDPGSGQFLFDVFREPHKDGMWICRRDEALRLPYDAVIERTADGIPYLVPDLVLLFKAKAARPKDLVDFDGVLPLLGRTRRDALGGWLQRVHPGHPWLAKLAGGGPPV
- a CDS encoding HEAT repeat domain-containing protein; the encoded protein is MTESESARLTRILSGLPTAARELLLGTDWESLQHAYGSGEDIPLSLCSLVDEDPEVRSEALAALDMGVLHQGSLYSVTAPAALFVAAILDHPVSLTEHEGHFPCDDGPPRSLRAALLVWLGQVAESAAYGEDPVRDRTNWQWEPWHDETRREYAPDELAALYACRETRPTLYDAVEPFLSSPDAHVREAALGAALPLLLAPELADRVPWAVTLLRARLGPAAGRGERASVARALGVWRIDTSDLLDDPDPAVRVCAALGPAHVDRPRALGVLLDALRDPRTTDGWFPEPLPGLDGWFRFTVLRSALALAETFEEVAPVAVAIVAAGGTSVTDHERGPILLRAFPGGYDPTHPLTAAQRALLRAFVDTDETTGSIAGNWLWFRTAGLPENREGIAALL